In Hymenobacter gelipurpurascens, one DNA window encodes the following:
- a CDS encoding universal stress protein translates to MKPNLLVLTDFSPAAERARAYAAALAAALDAELHLMHVFAPLPIPTEAGLVVPVADERAMLESRSTLEQVAAALPVPATAELLETDWLEAVQQALQKYRPILLVAGLTTTHGLVDEWLSNRALPLPHQTGYPVLLVPEHLPDEALQPPKRIALSVEDRPFVLGPKAAALAPFLDTLGTDVVTICVLPWEDRAGGWVGAQAAQQCGLTGRMQRSGLHKVVHEEPAVGIQQAINELNSDMLVLLDQGHGWLHKIFSGSIIGEVLPHMHVPVLLLPARTLPYKD, encoded by the coding sequence ATGAAGCCGAACCTGCTTGTCCTGACTGATTTTTCGCCGGCTGCCGAGCGTGCCCGTGCCTACGCGGCCGCGCTGGCCGCCGCGCTGGATGCGGAGCTGCACTTGATGCATGTGTTTGCGCCGCTGCCCATCCCAACGGAAGCCGGCCTGGTGGTGCCCGTAGCCGATGAGCGCGCGATGCTGGAAAGCCGCAGCACGCTGGAGCAGGTGGCGGCCGCCCTGCCCGTGCCCGCCACCGCCGAGCTGCTGGAAACCGACTGGCTGGAAGCGGTGCAGCAGGCCCTGCAGAAATACCGCCCAATACTGCTGGTAGCAGGCCTCACCACCACGCACGGCCTCGTGGACGAATGGCTCAGCAACCGCGCCCTGCCTCTGCCCCACCAAACGGGCTACCCAGTGCTGCTGGTGCCGGAGCATCTCCCCGACGAGGCCCTGCAGCCACCTAAGCGTATTGCCCTCTCCGTAGAAGACCGGCCTTTTGTGCTGGGCCCTAAGGCGGCAGCTTTGGCGCCTTTTCTGGATACTCTGGGCACCGATGTGGTGACTATATGCGTGCTTCCCTGGGAAGACCGGGCCGGCGGCTGGGTGGGCGCGCAAGCGGCCCAGCAGTGCGGGCTCACAGGCCGCATGCAGCGCAGTGGCCTACATAAGGTGGTACATGAGGAGCCAGCAGTGGGTATTCAGCAAGCCATAAATGAGCTGAACTCCGATATGCTGGTTCTCCTCGACCAAGGACACGGCTGGCTGCATAAGATATTCAGTGGCAGCATCATCGGGGAGGTACTGCCGCACATGCATGTTCCGGTGCTGCTGCTGCCGGCCCGCACGCTGCCATATAAAGACTGA
- a CDS encoding universal stress protein: MSLNLIVVSGFYPAARHAVAYADQLAQALHGSVVLLHVNRASVFDPYEMMGEKYRQEELSRQTDTAAALYQQAEALHAPATVEVSTDLLPKLAQDLAKRHRPACFVLGQSGASKLDEGSLTEACEELLRAGQHAMLVVPATAPLELPRRILVAADAEPFTLAPNARPIAQQLPQLGSVVTVVHVSEGVEDDAGCAAALRAVQASGLVAGLPTPELRGYTHDDHALGLLAAVQDTQPDLVLVLARPRGYLSELFHRSITSRLLERCPVPVLVLPTMVS, translated from the coding sequence ATGTCTCTCAACTTGATTGTTGTTTCGGGCTTTTATCCGGCAGCCCGCCATGCCGTAGCCTACGCCGACCAGCTGGCCCAGGCTCTGCACGGCAGCGTGGTACTGCTGCATGTCAATCGGGCTTCCGTATTCGATCCGTATGAGATGATGGGCGAAAAGTACCGCCAGGAGGAGCTAAGCCGCCAAACGGATACGGCGGCGGCCCTCTACCAGCAGGCGGAGGCCCTGCACGCCCCGGCCACCGTGGAAGTATCCACCGATTTGCTACCGAAACTGGCGCAGGATCTGGCTAAACGCCACCGGCCGGCGTGCTTTGTGCTAGGCCAGTCGGGGGCCTCGAAACTGGATGAGGGCAGCCTGACGGAAGCCTGTGAGGAACTATTGCGGGCGGGTCAGCACGCCATGTTGGTGGTGCCAGCCACGGCTCCCCTAGAGCTACCGCGCCGTATTCTGGTGGCCGCCGATGCCGAGCCCTTTACCTTGGCGCCCAATGCCCGCCCTATTGCGCAGCAGCTGCCCCAGCTGGGCTCCGTGGTGACGGTGGTGCACGTTTCGGAGGGGGTAGAGGATGATGCGGGCTGCGCCGCGGCGCTCCGGGCTGTGCAGGCCAGTGGCCTGGTTGCCGGCCTACCCACCCCCGAACTGCGCGGCTACACGCACGACGACCATGCCCTAGGCCTATTGGCCGCCGTGCAGGACACGCAGCCCGATCTGGTGCTAGTGCTGGCCCGGCCGCGCGGCTACCTCAGCGAGCTGTTTCACCGCAGCATCACGAGTCGCCTGCTCGAACGCTGCCCGGTGCCCGTGCTGGTGCTGCCCACTATGGTCTCCTGA